Within Pseudomonas brassicacearum, the genomic segment CACCCCCTACGCAATTCTCGGATTTTGCCTACAAATATCCCGGGGCCATGCAATACGTGGCGAGGGAGCTTGCTCCCGCTGGGCTGCGCAGTGGCCCCTCTTGTGAGCGCTTCGCACTCAAGCGGGAGCAAGCTCCCTCGCCACGGGACTCATTTTTTCTCAGGACTATTGTCTATCTTTCCTTAACGGTCCCGTTGTTGAGGTGCGCAACGTCTCGTTGGGCGTAGTCGGCTTTCCAAAGATTGCCGGCGAGCCTGTAGGCGCCAGAGCGCGAAAAGCAGGGTGACGACAGAATGAAAAAGCCCGGCGTTCGGCCGGGCAGTTTTGGAATCCAGTAACGTAATCAGGCTTGCTTTTCACGCGCCGCCAGCATCACTTCATTCTGTTTTTTGGTGGCTTCGGTCAGCACTTCACTGTAGACGCGTTTTTTTTCTTCCGATTTCGCATTACGAATGAAGTCTGCGAATGGACTCGTGGACTCCTTTGTGGATCCGAGTTTCATGGTAAACATGGGGTTGCTCCGTCATTTATCCCAAGCATGGCCATCAGTTCGTGTCGCGTATGCTTCTCGGGGATATGGTAGTCGATCTTGTCAACGCCAGCCTTGTAGAGGCGTCCAGAATTATCAATGTGCTTCACAAGCAGATCGACATGTAGATCCTTGCCAAACTCTAGCTTAAGCGTGTTTACCGCGTCACGTGCTGCAAAGTATTGGTCGACGAAATGCTCAGGTCGAATCCTCCGTCCTTCGGCTTCCTCACGGGCCGTTACAAAGGCCCAAGCAAGCCTAGGATCTTGATAGACGTAGAGTATTTGTACAAATCTCCCCTTGTCGAGGCACCGCTGCACATTTTTCCTCGCGATATCTATATTTGAAAGAGTCCCATCCAGCAGAAAAGATTGCTTTCGATCTAGGGCGAGGTCAATCAGCTTCTCAACAAGAATTGAAACGGCACCTTGGAAAAGCCAGGCATTGCCACCTTGGTACGCTTCAAATTCGTTTCTGAGTTCGTCTGGATCAATTCGTAGGATGGGCGTATCACAGAAAAGGTTCAGCAGCGCTAAGGATGCTTCTGTTTTGCCAGCACCCGGCGATCCAGCCATGAAAACCGAAACAGGTTCTTTTTCGGGTGGATACTTGGTCTGATCCGTGAGCCGCTTGCCAATAGCCTTCTTGTTTGATCGGGAAAACCTGATCGCGTCATCCCAGATGGCCTGCTCTTCTCTCGTCATTCCAAGCCTTTTGTCTTCTTGCACTGGATGCGAACCCTCTTCGAGTGACTGGTGATTTGCCGTTTGTGCTCCGGGTTTTACCGTACCGCATGCGACACCTGGGAGGGGAAATTACGGCGTAATCCGCCGCGTTGACCTTGTCCAAGTGTTTCTAACCTAGAGGTGGCAAGGCCCCATTGGCCGGTGCGCTTCGCATAGCTGGTAGGTGATGAATCGAGATGTGCGTCACATGACATGACGCAGAGATCCGCCTCAGTCAATGGCTCAATTTTGAGCGTCTCTTGGTGACAACAGATCTG encodes:
- a CDS encoding zeta toxin family protein, which encodes MTREEQAIWDDAIRFSRSNKKAIGKRLTDQTKYPPEKEPVSVFMAGSPGAGKTEASLALLNLFCDTPILRIDPDELRNEFEAYQGGNAWLFQGAVSILVEKLIDLALDRKQSFLLDGTLSNIDIARKNVQRCLDKGRFVQILYVYQDPRLAWAFVTAREEAEGRRIRPEHFVDQYFAARDAVNTLKLEFGKDLHVDLLVKHIDNSGRLYKAGVDKIDYHIPEKHTRHELMAMLGINDGATPCLP